The proteins below come from a single Gordonia pseudamarae genomic window:
- a CDS encoding M20 family metallopeptidase: protein MSGAALTDAQRRICDDIDAALIERLTCLLVETPSENPGGSEAAAAEVLAGAAAGLGLSVDTDEAAPGRPNVRATWSPATATGPGLMFLGHSDVVPAGPHWTGDPYRVRRVLDDGGRTLLVGRGTTDMKGGLAAVLAAMDVLRRHDAPLSGPVRLVCTVDEEEHGLGVRRFVTRPADHEFVGCVVAEPTDLTIVRGCRGASYIDIEVTGRAAHSGRPADGRSAIDAAARIVGLLSDDQARLSRDRDDLLGFGTWNVGTIQGGQGISVVAPMCSLGVDRRLMPHESAEQIAEAVRRGISAAGIDSDGIGVEVRVTMEMPGFVTDAGHPLIDAACSAIATQGRKPSVGGWTAACDGGFVSRDLGIPAVVLGPGNINTQAHQPDESVAVDDLLTAARVYTLMALRLLGAH from the coding sequence GTGTCCGGCGCAGCCCTGACCGATGCGCAGCGACGGATCTGCGACGACATCGACGCCGCTCTGATCGAACGGCTCACGTGTCTTCTGGTGGAGACACCGAGCGAGAATCCGGGCGGTTCGGAGGCCGCGGCCGCCGAGGTGCTCGCCGGGGCCGCCGCCGGCCTCGGGCTATCGGTCGACACCGACGAAGCCGCTCCGGGCAGACCCAACGTCCGGGCCACGTGGTCACCGGCCACCGCGACCGGACCGGGCCTGATGTTTCTCGGCCACTCGGATGTGGTGCCCGCGGGTCCCCACTGGACGGGCGACCCGTACCGGGTTCGTCGCGTGCTCGACGACGGCGGGCGCACGCTGCTGGTGGGCCGCGGCACCACCGACATGAAGGGTGGCCTGGCGGCCGTACTGGCGGCGATGGACGTGTTGCGCCGCCACGACGCGCCGTTGTCGGGTCCGGTGCGACTGGTGTGCACCGTCGACGAGGAGGAGCACGGCCTCGGGGTGCGCCGTTTCGTCACTCGCCCCGCCGACCACGAGTTCGTGGGTTGCGTGGTGGCCGAACCCACCGATCTGACGATCGTGCGCGGCTGTCGCGGGGCGTCGTACATCGACATCGAGGTCACCGGCCGGGCCGCGCACAGCGGACGGCCCGCCGACGGCCGCAGCGCCATCGACGCCGCCGCCCGCATCGTCGGGCTGTTGTCCGACGATCAGGCCCGCCTGTCCCGCGACCGGGACGATCTGCTCGGCTTCGGCACCTGGAACGTGGGCACCATTCAGGGTGGGCAGGGCATCTCGGTGGTGGCGCCGATGTGTTCGCTCGGTGTCGACCGCAGGCTGATGCCGCACGAGTCCGCCGAGCAGATCGCCGAGGCGGTCCGGCGTGGCATCTCGGCGGCCGGCATCGACTCCGACGGCATCGGCGTCGAGGTTCGCGTCACCATGGAGATGCCCGGATTCGTCACGGACGCGGGCCATCCCCTCATCGACGCGGCGTGCTCGGCGATCGCCACCCAGGGCAGGAAACCGTCGGTCGGGGGCTGGACCGCCGCGTGCGACGGCGGTTTCGTCTCCCGCGATCTGGGCATCCCGGCGGTGGTGCTCGGGCCCGGAAACATCAACACCCAGGCGCACCAGCCCGACGAGTCGGTGGCCGTGGACGATCTGCTCACCGCCGCCCGGGTGTACACCCTGATGGCGTTGCGGCTGCTCGGCGCACATTAG
- a CDS encoding type III secretion system chaperone family protein: MTIIYLVLGVLALAGAAVLLYLDRRRSDMSHHQRASWGEQHGFKFRESDSKLRKVFTRAGMNVPGHVEVSDVAYGEYDDAEAVVFDLVDTATVIAIRRSFPSRVVVDLRHEDVLAPAEDDVELLGAMGQRVMFSNNLDVARRVCDRRMVALANTAPTYVEVLWNEGNWALGSLPLTDDVEELDTALEVVRRFADLLRVLPPLQGPQDAPDPRDPHGPARAELADKKTDLLRDGDRRARTEAARSEPGREADRAAGRSTTGPGTSAAPLLGAAGNTAQQPGRRRQPPARPGTSVGSTPPAHGAPPVRPQTGARTGPRPQPIAGNESVGDQIPAPAPMPRPGRRRHESE; this comes from the coding sequence ATGACCATCATCTATCTAGTGCTCGGCGTACTGGCGCTGGCAGGTGCGGCCGTACTGCTGTACCTCGACCGCCGGCGATCCGACATGTCCCACCACCAGCGTGCCTCCTGGGGTGAGCAGCACGGATTCAAGTTCCGCGAGTCCGACAGCAAACTCCGCAAGGTGTTCACCCGCGCCGGGATGAACGTCCCCGGCCACGTCGAGGTGTCCGACGTGGCCTACGGCGAGTACGACGATGCCGAGGCGGTGGTCTTCGATCTCGTCGACACCGCCACCGTCATCGCGATCCGCCGATCTTTCCCGTCACGGGTCGTCGTCGACCTGCGGCACGAGGACGTGCTGGCACCCGCCGAGGACGATGTCGAGTTGCTCGGTGCGATGGGGCAGCGCGTGATGTTCTCCAACAACCTCGATGTGGCGCGCCGAGTGTGTGACCGGCGCATGGTCGCCCTTGCCAATACCGCCCCCACCTATGTCGAGGTGCTGTGGAACGAGGGAAACTGGGCGCTCGGCTCACTGCCGCTCACCGACGACGTCGAGGAACTCGACACCGCGCTCGAAGTGGTGCGGCGGTTCGCCGACCTGTTGCGCGTGCTGCCGCCACTGCAGGGCCCGCAGGACGCACCCGATCCCCGCGACCCACACGGTCCCGCCCGGGCCGAATTGGCCGACAAGAAGACGGACCTGCTGCGCGACGGCGACCGCCGTGCCAGGACCGAGGCAGCCAGGAGCGAGCCGGGCAGAGAGGCCGATCGGGCCGCCGGCCGGTCCACCACCGGCCCCGGCACCAGCGCGGCACCGCTGCTCGGAGCCGCCGGAAACACCGCCCAGCAACCGGGCCGCCGTCGCCAGCCCCCCGCCCGGCCGGGTACGTCGGTGGGCAGCACCCCACCCGCGCACGGCGCGCCCCCGGTGCGGCCGCAGACCGGTGCGCGCACCGGCCCCCGGCCACAGCCCATCGCGGGCAACGAATCCGTCGGTGACCAGATCCCGGCACCCGCACCCATGCCGCGACCCGGTCGCCGCCGACACGAAAGTGAGTAG
- the pyrE gene encoding orotate phosphoribosyltransferase: MTLDAANRERLARLVTELAVVHGKVTLSSGKEADYYVDLRRATLHHEASPLIGTLMRELTADWDYDSVGGLTLGADPVATSIMHAAGRPIDAFVVRKAAKAHGMQRRIEGPDIGGRRVLIVEDTSTTGASPSEAVRAAREVGAVVVGVATVVDRATGADAVIGELGVPYRSLLGLGDLGLG, from the coding sequence GTGACCCTTGATGCCGCCAACCGTGAGCGCCTGGCCCGGCTCGTCACCGAACTGGCCGTCGTCCACGGAAAGGTGACCCTGTCGTCCGGCAAAGAGGCCGACTACTACGTCGACCTGCGGCGGGCCACCCTTCACCACGAGGCGTCACCGCTGATCGGTACTCTGATGCGCGAGCTCACCGCGGACTGGGACTACGACAGCGTCGGCGGGCTCACCCTCGGCGCCGACCCCGTCGCCACCTCGATCATGCACGCCGCCGGGCGGCCCATCGACGCCTTCGTGGTGCGCAAGGCCGCCAAGGCGCACGGAATGCAGCGCCGAATCGAAGGTCCCGACATCGGGGGTCGGCGCGTCCTCATCGTCGAGGACACCTCCACCACCGGCGCGTCGCCGTCCGAGGCAGTGCGCGCCGCCCGCGAGGTGGGTGCCGTCGTCGTGGGCGTGGCTACGGTCGTCGACCGGGCCACCGGTGCCGACGCCGTCATCGGCGAACTCGGAGTCCCGTACCGCTCGCTGCTCGGGCTCGGCGACCTCGGTCTTGGCTGA
- a CDS encoding TrmH family RNA methyltransferase, producing MGEPVGVGPWQGPRPDGPHYDPELLAAGDTRNVVDAYRYWTREAIVADIDARRHPFHVAIENFAHDANIGTVVRTANAFAAAAVHIIGRRRWNRRGAMVTDRYQHLHHHDSVEDLMAWADTEHLTVVAVDNTPGSVPIETARLPRECVLLFGQEGPGVSDTARRRADLTVSIAQFGSTRSINAGVAAGIAMHAWIRQHADLDTAW from the coding sequence GTGGGGGAGCCTGTCGGGGTGGGGCCGTGGCAGGGGCCCCGGCCGGACGGACCGCACTACGATCCGGAACTGCTCGCCGCCGGTGACACCCGCAACGTCGTCGACGCGTACCGGTACTGGACCCGGGAGGCGATAGTCGCCGACATCGACGCCCGCCGGCATCCGTTCCACGTGGCCATCGAGAACTTCGCACACGACGCCAACATAGGGACCGTCGTACGTACCGCCAACGCCTTCGCCGCCGCAGCCGTACACATCATCGGCCGACGCCGCTGGAACCGGCGCGGTGCGATGGTCACCGACCGCTACCAGCATCTGCACCACCACGACAGCGTCGAGGACCTCATGGCGTGGGCCGACACCGAACACCTGACCGTGGTCGCCGTCGACAACACCCCCGGATCGGTCCCGATCGAGACCGCACGGCTGCCGCGCGAATGTGTCCTGCTGTTCGGTCAGGAAGGCCCGGGGGTCAGTGACACCGCCCGGCGTCGGGCCGATCTGACCGTCTCGATCGCCCAGTTCGGGTCGACCCGCAGCATCAACGCCGGGGTGGCCGCCGGGATCGCGATGCACGCGTGGATCCGGCAGCACGCAGACCTCGACACCGCGTGGTGA
- a CDS encoding VTT domain-containing protein encodes MIETALATTTTDLALLPGFLDPVNLLNSFGGWMLAGLLLVVFIESGLLFPLLPGDSLLFTAGLVVAAKSDDIAPFAPLWVLLVTIPIAAVLGDQVGYWIGAKLGYSLFTPDAKVLKERYINEAHEFFEKHGPITIFLARFVPIVRTYAPLVAGAAKMRYSTFLVYNVIGGIVWGAGVTLLGYFLGQIDFIREHVDLIFLLIVFVSVVPIITEIGKRVLRSRKGIIEEPVLPPETAERAE; translated from the coding sequence GTGATCGAGACCGCTCTGGCAACAACGACGACCGACCTGGCCCTGCTGCCCGGTTTCCTCGACCCCGTCAACCTGCTGAATTCGTTCGGCGGGTGGATGTTGGCCGGCTTGCTGCTGGTGGTGTTCATCGAATCGGGTCTGCTGTTTCCGCTTCTCCCGGGCGATTCCCTGCTGTTCACCGCCGGTCTGGTGGTGGCGGCCAAGTCTGACGACATCGCGCCGTTCGCGCCGCTGTGGGTGCTGCTGGTGACCATCCCCATCGCCGCGGTCCTCGGCGATCAGGTGGGTTACTGGATCGGCGCCAAACTGGGCTATTCGCTGTTCACACCCGATGCGAAGGTGCTCAAGGAACGCTATATCAACGAGGCGCACGAGTTCTTCGAGAAGCATGGCCCGATCACCATCTTCCTCGCGCGTTTCGTTCCCATCGTGCGTACCTATGCCCCGCTGGTCGCGGGCGCCGCCAAGATGCGCTATTCGACGTTCCTGGTCTACAACGTGATCGGCGGCATCGTGTGGGGCGCGGGTGTCACGCTGCTCGGGTACTTCCTCGGTCAGATCGACTTCATCCGCGAACATGTCGACCTGATCTTCCTGCTGATCGTGTTCGTGTCCGTGGTGCCGATCATCACCGAGATCGGCAAACGCGTGTTGCGTTCACGCAAGGGCATCATCGAGGAGCCCGTGCTGCCCCCGGAGACCGCGGAACGCGCCGAGTAG
- the fbaA gene encoding class II fructose-bisphosphate aldolase — MPIATPEQYAEMITKAKEGGYAFPAINCTSSSTINAAIKGFADAGSDGIIQFSTGGAEFGSGLGVKDMVTGAVALAEFAHVVAAKYDITIGLHTDHCPKDKLDTYVRPLLAISQERVDAGRNPLFQSHMWDGSAVPIDENLEIAQDLLSLSAAAKIILEIEIGVVGGEEDGVEAAIDDKLFTTPEDFEKTVDALGVGEKGRYLLAATFGNVHGVYKPGNVKLRPDVLNTGQEVATKKLGLTEGSKPFDFVFHGGSGSLKSEIEESLSYGVVKMNVDTDTQYAYSRPVAGHMFSNYDGVLKVDGDVGNKKVYDPRSWSKLAEAAMSERVVEACADLKSVGKSISA, encoded by the coding sequence ATGCCCATTGCCACTCCCGAGCAATATGCCGAAATGATCACCAAGGCGAAGGAGGGTGGCTACGCGTTCCCGGCGATCAACTGCACCTCCTCGTCCACCATCAACGCCGCCATCAAGGGATTCGCCGACGCCGGCAGCGACGGCATCATCCAGTTCTCCACCGGCGGCGCCGAGTTCGGTTCCGGCCTCGGCGTCAAGGACATGGTCACCGGTGCGGTCGCGCTCGCCGAGTTCGCGCACGTGGTCGCCGCCAAATACGACATCACCATCGGCCTGCACACCGACCACTGCCCCAAGGACAAGCTCGACACCTACGTCCGGCCGCTGCTCGCCATCTCGCAGGAACGTGTCGACGCCGGCCGGAACCCGCTGTTCCAGTCGCACATGTGGGACGGCAGCGCCGTGCCGATCGACGAGAACCTGGAGATCGCGCAGGATCTGCTGAGCCTGTCGGCGGCCGCCAAGATCATCCTGGAAATCGAGATCGGCGTCGTCGGCGGCGAAGAGGACGGCGTCGAGGCCGCGATCGACGACAAGCTGTTCACCACCCCCGAGGACTTCGAGAAGACCGTCGACGCGCTCGGCGTCGGTGAGAAGGGCCGCTACCTGCTGGCCGCCACCTTCGGCAATGTGCACGGCGTGTACAAGCCCGGCAACGTCAAGCTGCGCCCCGACGTGCTCAACACCGGCCAGGAGGTGGCCACCAAGAAGCTCGGCCTCACCGAAGGCTCCAAGCCGTTCGACTTCGTCTTCCACGGTGGATCGGGTTCGCTCAAGAGCGAGATCGAGGAATCCCTCAGTTACGGCGTCGTCAAGATGAACGTCGACACCGACACCCAGTACGCCTACTCGCGTCCGGTCGCGGGCCACATGTTCAGCAACTACGACGGCGTGCTGAAGGTCGACGGCGACGTGGGCAACAAGAAGGTCTACGACCCGCGCAGCTGGTCCAAGCTGGCCGAGGCCGCAATGAGCGAGCGGGTCGTCGAGGCCTGCGCCGACCTCAAGTCGGTCGGCAAGTCGATCAGCGCCTGA
- a CDS encoding Rv0361 family membrane protein yields the protein MTRTDEPTDSDSDNAPSTPARKPSGGIGINSATVVISKDNLPDFSDLPPLEDTELDDGGADAPEPAGATDSGTAKPAGAIKRAKPRGGGSIDGPTVAISSDALAEIAAATAAEAEAAGDVPLDTPSDTGPETPGDETADETEVATSAADADSEAGPDDSAGPDNDAEPDTGSKTAAVAAGAVIAGAVGTAAVAARGSDETDTATDSTDDTDSPDASERAAKQGSSETVDDAEVSAAPDSGDGPTESGTGESAESDADAQVVGDPETPDPETPDPETPDPETPDGESAAEETPEVADSADDAELAPVETAGTEADAAEDVPEEPDTAEEVVAAAPDTAVDGPVVDTPAGDAPAADATPAWQADTGEAGTAEEVAASEEPTKKFATLTAPGRDTGRDQTPRTDTKPFGESTTAELNELDKPAAPGMVASEAPTDRTPRLPTDSPAAKAPVEKLPRPSGARPIAGAPAAPPTAKEKTDGWSTTRHRPQPVGATDTAKSGGRKKWWLVAAVVAVLAIVGVVAALLNTNKSTPEVDRAAEAARTYGNAVYTGDLDTLRSITCGVKREEFTQWDGKEQQYQELYEQQKAANQLVRVNRVTAAMINDDGTANVQVEAVNTSRPTETEEAIIVLRKVEGDWKVCNAP from the coding sequence GTGACACGAACCGACGAGCCGACCGACTCAGACTCGGACAACGCTCCATCCACGCCCGCCCGCAAGCCGTCCGGCGGTATCGGCATCAACTCGGCGACCGTGGTTATCAGTAAGGACAACCTGCCCGATTTCAGTGACCTGCCGCCGCTGGAGGACACCGAACTCGATGACGGCGGTGCGGACGCCCCCGAGCCGGCGGGCGCCACCGATTCCGGTACCGCGAAACCGGCCGGGGCGATCAAGCGGGCCAAGCCCCGCGGTGGCGGGTCCATCGACGGTCCGACTGTCGCGATCTCCTCGGACGCGCTCGCCGAGATCGCCGCCGCGACGGCCGCCGAGGCCGAGGCCGCCGGTGACGTTCCACTGGACACCCCGTCGGACACCGGACCGGAGACCCCGGGCGATGAGACGGCCGACGAGACCGAGGTCGCCACGTCCGCGGCAGATGCGGACAGCGAGGCCGGGCCGGACGACAGCGCCGGGCCGGACAACGACGCGGAGCCGGACACGGGATCGAAGACGGCGGCGGTGGCCGCGGGCGCGGTGATCGCCGGGGCGGTGGGCACGGCGGCGGTCGCCGCCCGTGGCTCGGACGAGACCGACACCGCCACGGACTCCACGGACGACACCGACTCTCCAGACGCATCCGAACGGGCCGCGAAGCAGGGCAGCTCCGAAACTGTCGATGACGCCGAGGTTTCGGCCGCACCAGATTCCGGGGACGGCCCGACGGAATCGGGCACCGGCGAGTCGGCCGAATCGGATGCGGACGCCCAGGTCGTCGGCGACCCCGAAACCCCCGATCCCGAGACCCCCGATCCCGAGACCCCCGATCCCGAGACCCCCGACGGCGAATCCGCCGCCGAGGAAACGCCGGAGGTCGCCGACTCCGCCGATGACGCCGAACTCGCTCCCGTCGAGACCGCCGGCACCGAGGCGGATGCCGCGGAAGACGTTCCGGAAGAACCTGATACGGCCGAGGAGGTCGTCGCCGCCGCACCGGACACCGCGGTGGATGGCCCCGTCGTGGATACTCCCGCCGGGGATGCCCCGGCAGCGGACGCCACCCCGGCCTGGCAAGCCGACACCGGGGAGGCCGGTACCGCCGAGGAAGTCGCGGCGTCGGAGGAGCCGACGAAGAAATTCGCCACCCTCACCGCGCCGGGCAGGGACACGGGCCGGGACCAGACACCCCGCACGGACACGAAACCCTTCGGCGAATCGACGACCGCCGAGCTGAATGAGCTCGACAAGCCGGCCGCTCCCGGGATGGTCGCGTCGGAGGCACCTACGGACAGGACGCCCAGGCTGCCCACCGATTCCCCGGCCGCCAAGGCGCCGGTGGAGAAGCTACCCCGCCCGTCGGGGGCCCGCCCGATCGCGGGCGCCCCTGCCGCACCCCCGACGGCCAAGGAAAAGACCGACGGCTGGTCGACGACTCGGCACCGGCCGCAACCGGTCGGTGCCACCGACACCGCCAAGTCCGGTGGCCGCAAGAAGTGGTGGCTGGTGGCTGCCGTGGTGGCGGTGCTGGCCATCGTCGGTGTGGTCGCGGCGCTGCTGAACACGAACAAGTCGACACCCGAGGTCGATCGGGCCGCCGAGGCCGCGCGGACATACGGCAACGCCGTCTACACCGGCGACCTGGACACGCTGCGATCGATCACCTGCGGCGTCAAGCGCGAGGAATTCACGCAGTGGGACGGCAAGGAGCAGCAATACCAGGAGCTCTATGAGCAGCAGAAGGCCGCCAACCAGCTGGTCAGGGTCAACCGGGTCACCGCGGCGATGATCAACGACGACGGCACCGCCAACGTGCAGGTCGAGGCCGTCAACACCAGCAGGCCGACCGAAACCGAGGAAGCGATCATCGTGTTGCGCAAGGTCGAGGGCGACTGGAAGGTCTGCAACGCCCCGTAG
- a CDS encoding DUF3151 domain-containing protein, giving the protein MTSFGDLLGPPPTLLTGDDDAESDLLNGADPAAVASTYPTASIAWAYLAERALEQAGIASGTPRAVAAADVAKVIEAYGYARTGYHRGLDQLRRHGWKGFGPVPWSHEQNQGFLRCVGALARAASAIGEENEYQRCLDLLTDSDPSAVTELGL; this is encoded by the coding sequence ATGACCTCGTTTGGAGATTTGCTGGGCCCGCCGCCGACGCTGCTGACCGGAGACGACGACGCCGAGTCCGACCTACTCAACGGTGCCGACCCGGCAGCGGTGGCCTCGACGTACCCCACCGCGTCGATCGCCTGGGCCTATCTCGCCGAGAGGGCGCTGGAGCAGGCGGGCATCGCCTCCGGAACGCCGCGGGCCGTTGCCGCCGCCGACGTCGCCAAGGTCATCGAGGCCTACGGCTACGCCCGCACCGGCTACCACCGGGGCCTCGATCAGCTGCGCAGGCACGGCTGGAAAGGTTTCGGACCGGTGCCGTGGTCGCACGAACAGAACCAGGGATTCCTGCGGTGCGTCGGCGCCCTGGCCCGGGCAGCATCCGCGATCGGCGAAGAGAATGAGTACCAGCGGTGTCTCGACCTGCTGACCGACAGCGATCCCAGCGCCGTCACCGAACTCGGCCTGTAG
- a CDS encoding FUSC family protein — translation MTGRRAALHGRIRRRVDALPTPVSRRLRRLWLSSVPITQCAVAAGLAWWIASVALDHAQPFFAPIAAVVSLGLSLAKRWRRAVELVAGVTIGILAGDLVISWIGSGTWQIMVVVAIAMSIAVFLDDGPLLPMQAASSAALVATLLPPGGAAGIERAIDALIGGVVGILVVALLPMNPAARSRRDAAGVLATIRDAAADLASGLRAGDAEVVSDVLARARGTQGEINTMRADMAGGREISAISPLYWSSRQRLQRIAATADPIDNSVRNFRVVARRALAMTQGGEVLRPEIIEIIDDLSGAYEILRAMVLAPPGGEPDEADAARVLRTIARKARVDLVADSSMSETTILAQLRSLIVDLLMVAGLQRSSARATLRD, via the coding sequence GTGACGGGCAGGCGTGCCGCGTTGCACGGCCGGATCCGCAGGCGCGTGGACGCGCTCCCCACCCCGGTGTCGCGGCGACTGCGGCGCCTGTGGTTGTCGTCGGTACCTATCACCCAGTGCGCGGTCGCCGCGGGCCTGGCCTGGTGGATCGCCTCGGTGGCGCTCGACCACGCACAGCCGTTCTTCGCGCCGATCGCCGCGGTGGTCTCGCTGGGGTTGTCCCTGGCCAAACGCTGGCGACGGGCGGTGGAGTTGGTCGCGGGCGTCACCATCGGCATCCTCGCCGGTGACCTGGTGATCTCCTGGATCGGGTCCGGGACCTGGCAGATCATGGTCGTGGTGGCGATCGCGATGTCGATCGCCGTGTTCCTCGACGACGGCCCGCTGCTGCCGATGCAGGCCGCCTCGTCGGCGGCGCTGGTGGCCACCCTGCTGCCGCCGGGCGGTGCGGCGGGCATCGAACGGGCGATCGACGCGCTGATCGGCGGTGTGGTCGGGATTCTGGTGGTGGCGTTGCTGCCGATGAATCCGGCCGCTCGCAGTCGACGCGACGCCGCCGGGGTGCTGGCCACGATCCGGGACGCGGCCGCCGATCTGGCGTCGGGGCTGCGGGCCGGGGATGCCGAGGTGGTCTCCGACGTGCTGGCCCGGGCGCGCGGCACACAGGGCGAGATCAACACCATGCGCGCGGACATGGCCGGTGGTCGTGAGATCAGTGCCATCTCGCCGCTGTACTGGAGTTCGCGGCAGCGGTTGCAACGGATCGCCGCGACCGCCGACCCGATCGACAATTCGGTCCGCAACTTCCGGGTGGTGGCCCGGCGGGCGCTGGCGATGACGCAGGGCGGGGAGGTGCTGCGGCCGGAGATCATCGAGATCATCGACGATCTGAGCGGCGCCTACGAGATCCTGCGGGCGATGGTCCTGGCCCCGCCCGGCGGCGAACCGGATGAGGCGGACGCCGCCCGCGTCCTGCGCACGATCGCGCGCAAGGCCCGCGTCGACCTCGTCGCCGACAGCTCCATGTCCGAGACCACGATCCTGGCGCAACTGCGGTCGCTGATCGTCGATCTGTTGATGGTGGCGGGGCTGCAGCGGTCGTCGGCGCGGGCCACGCTACGCGACTGA
- a CDS encoding cation diffusion facilitator family transporter, with translation MGHSHGHSHSHGHSHSHGHSHGPSVAGAANRRIWPMALGAALIGGYFVVELITGIVVGSLALIADAGHMLTDVVAICMGLVALLLARHGKITDTRSFGWHRAEVFTAAINALLLFGVAGYVLYEAIERLGTDPEVPGATLIIVAAIGLAVNIAVMFLLRADSKESIAVRGAYMEVLADAVGSVGVLVAGLVMLTTGWGYADIVVAVCIALWVVPRALSLLVDAARILSQQAPRHIDVDAVRHELAELPGVDDVHDLHVWTLTTGMDVATVHLASSAANGTVLEAARAVLTRHGLGHATIQVDPADQRSRCHEELTW, from the coding sequence ATGGGTCACTCACACGGGCACTCCCACTCACACGGGCATTCCCACTCGCACGGCCATTCCCACGGACCGTCTGTCGCCGGGGCGGCCAACCGGCGGATCTGGCCGATGGCGCTGGGGGCGGCCCTCATCGGTGGCTACTTCGTCGTTGAACTGATCACCGGCATCGTCGTCGGATCGCTCGCCCTGATCGCCGACGCCGGCCACATGCTCACCGATGTGGTGGCGATCTGTATGGGCCTGGTCGCGCTGTTGCTCGCCCGGCACGGCAAGATCACCGACACCCGTAGCTTCGGCTGGCACCGCGCCGAGGTGTTCACCGCCGCGATCAACGCGCTGCTGCTGTTCGGCGTGGCCGGCTACGTCCTCTACGAGGCGATCGAACGACTCGGCACCGACCCGGAGGTCCCCGGCGCCACGCTGATCATCGTCGCCGCGATCGGCCTGGCGGTGAACATCGCGGTGATGTTCCTGTTGCGCGCCGACTCCAAGGAGTCGATCGCCGTGCGCGGCGCGTACATGGAGGTGCTCGCCGACGCCGTGGGCAGCGTCGGAGTGCTGGTGGCCGGTCTGGTCATGCTCACCACCGGCTGGGGCTACGCCGACATCGTGGTGGCCGTCTGCATCGCGCTGTGGGTGGTGCCGCGCGCCCTGAGCCTGCTCGTCGACGCCGCCCGCATCCTCAGCCAGCAGGCGCCCCGGCACATCGACGTCGACGCCGTACGCCACGAACTCGCCGAACTACCCGGCGTCGACGACGTGCACGACCTGCACGTATGGACCCTGACCACCGGAATGGACGTCGCAACGGTGCATCTGGCCAGTTCTGCGGCCAACGGCACCGTTCTCGAGGCCGCGCGGGCGGTGCTGACCCGGCACGGTCTGGGCCACGCCACGATCCAGGTCGACCCGGCCGATCAGCGCAGCCGTTGCCACGAGGAGCTGACCTGGTAG